From the Cryptomeria japonica chromosome 2, Sugi_1.0, whole genome shotgun sequence genome, one window contains:
- the LOC131861197 gene encoding uncharacterized protein LOC131861197 translates to MAGRRPGGKAVAGRKKGSGGPMVGAECRELSEELVEGRRLSGGGQAEGSSLSGGSQGGGRMQAGAAGGGGGAGSSGGRGGGAVGKRRPGTEWCRRLQGGR, encoded by the coding sequence ATGGCTGGGCGGCGGCCCGGTGGCAAAGCGGTGGCCGGCCGAAAAAAAGGGTCGGGCGGGCCGATGGTCGGGGCTGAGTGCAGAGAGTTGAGCGAGGAGCTGGTGGAGGGCCGCAGGCTGAGCGGCGGGGGCCAAGCGGAGGGCAGCAGTCTGAGTGGCGGGAGCCAGGGTGGAGGCCGCATGCAAGCGGGGGCTGCAGGTGGTGGCGGCGGCGCAGGGAGTAGCGGTGGCCGGGGAGGCGGTGCTGTCGGGAAGCGGCGACCGGGGACTGAGTGGTGCCGGAGGCTGCAGGGAGGCCGATAG